The following are from one region of the Elusimicrobiota bacterium genome:
- a CDS encoding DUF58 domain-containing protein: MRWLDPESQARLKGLALSPRRASGLSGAPGKHRSLARGHSRDFAQHRPYSYGDESRSIDWKAYARLDRFYVREFRSEDRIPVFVLLDRSGSMAYAGAGRPSKLDLGRRAAAGVAWLALSQGDEAGLVAFGTEAKLSLSPRAGAAQLGAFDAALSEVEASGETDLARAIEAAAEELPRRGMVVLISDLMGDTAGALKAVRGLAARRHEVLVLRTIDPDERDFPYDGPCLMEGLEGGEPLFVDAREAAPAYRAAFARQAEAYAVALRRAGLAYATAETGGHWEAALGRLLAR, translated from the coding sequence ATGCGGTGGCTTGATCCGGAGTCGCAGGCCCGGCTGAAAGGCCTGGCGCTCTCCCCGAGACGCGCCTCCGGCCTGTCCGGCGCGCCGGGCAAGCACCGCTCGCTGGCCCGCGGCCATTCCCGCGACTTCGCCCAGCACCGGCCGTACTCCTACGGCGACGAGTCTCGGAGCATCGACTGGAAGGCGTACGCGCGCCTCGACCGCTTCTACGTGCGCGAGTTCCGCTCCGAGGACCGCATCCCCGTCTTCGTCCTGCTCGACCGCTCCGGCTCGATGGCCTACGCGGGCGCGGGGCGCCCGTCGAAGCTCGACCTGGGGCGCCGCGCGGCGGCCGGCGTCGCGTGGCTCGCGCTCTCGCAGGGCGACGAGGCCGGCCTCGTCGCCTTCGGGACGGAGGCGAAGCTCTCCTTGTCCCCGCGGGCGGGCGCGGCCCAACTCGGCGCGTTCGACGCGGCGCTGAGCGAGGTCGAGGCTTCCGGCGAGACCGACCTCGCCCGCGCCATCGAGGCCGCCGCCGAGGAGCTGCCGCGCCGCGGGATGGTGGTTCTGATCAGCGACCTGATGGGCGACACGGCGGGCGCGCTCAAGGCGGTGCGCGGCCTGGCCGCGCGGCGCCACGAGGTGCTGGTGCTGCGGACCATCGACCCCGACGAGCGCGACTTCCCGTATGACGGGCCCTGCCTGATGGAGGGCCTGGAGGGCGGCGAGCCCCTGTTCGTGGACGCGCGCGAGGCGGCGCCCGCCTACCGCGCCGCGTTCGCGCGGCAGGCCGAGGCCTACGCCGTCGCGCTGCGCCGCGCGGGCCTGGCCTACGCCACGGCGGAGACCGGCGGGCATTGGGAGGCGGCGCTGGGGCGCCTGCTCGCGCGGTGA